The sequence GGAGGCGAACCTCCGGGGCGTCGGTGACGGTCGTCGTGGGACCTTCAGGGTCGAGCGCTCACTCTTCGCCCTTGATGAAGGCCTCGACGCGGGCGCGACCCTCGGTGTCCTCGATCTGCACCGGCGGGCTCTTCATCAGGTAGGACGACGCGGAGATGATCGGGCCACCGATGCCGCGGTCCTTGGCGATCTTCGCCGCACGGATGGCGTCGATGATGATGCCGGCCGAGTTCGGGGAGTCCCACACCTCGAGCTTGTACTCCAGGTTCAGCGGGGCGTCACCGAAGGCGCGACCCTCGAGGCGGACGTAGGCCCACTTGCGGTCATCGAGCCACGGGACGTAGTCCGAGGGACCGATGTGGACGTCCTTGTCGTGGATCTTGCCCGACAGCGGACCGCTGAGGTTCGAGGTGACGGCCTGGGTCTTGGAGACCTTCTTCGACTCCAGCCGCTCGCGCTCGAGCATGTTCTTGAAGTCCATGTTGCCGCCGATGTTGAGCTGGTAGGTGCGGTCCAGCACGACACCGCGGTCCTCGAAGAGGCGGGACATGACGCGGTGGGTGATGGTGGCACCGACCTGCGACTTGATGTCGTCACCGATGATCGGGACGCCCGCGTCCTCGAACTTCTTCGCCCACGCCGGGTCGGACGCGATGAAGACCGGCAGCGCGTTGACGAAGGCCACGCCGGCGTCGATGGCGCACTGGGCGTAGAACTTGTCGGCCTCCTCCGAGCCCACCGGCAGGTAGGACACGAGGACGTCGACCTCGGCCTCCTTGAGGGCCTGCACCACGTCCACGGCCGGGGCGTCGGCCTCGTCGATGGTCTCGAGGTAGTACTTGCCGAGGCCGTCGAGCGTCGGGCCGCGCTGCACGGTGATGCCGGTCGGCGGGACGTCGCAGATCTTGATGGTGTTGTTCTCCGAGGCCTGCGTCGCCTCGGCCAGGTCGAAGCCGACCTTCTTGGCGTCGACGTCGAACGCGGCGACGAACTCCACGTCGCTGACGTGGTAGTCACCGAACGTGACGTGCATCAGCCCGGGGATGGAGCCGTCCGGGTCGGCGTCCTTGTAGTAGTGCACGCCCTGGATCAACGACGTCGCACAGTTGCCTACACCGGCGATCGCTACTCGTACCGAACCCATCGGGGATTCCTTCCTTGTCTTGGCGGCCGTGGTCATGGCCTCGGGTGCGAGGGAGCCCTCGCGTCGGGTGTCCATCTCAGTTGTCGCCCTGCGGAGCCGGTTCCTCGCCGCGTTCGGCCTGGATCAGCTCCGAGAGCCACTTGACTTCTCGTTCGACCGACTCGACGCCGTGCCGTTGCAGCTCGGCGGCGTACCGGTCCACTTCCTTCTGGGTCATCGACAGCTCGCGCTGCACCCGGTCCAGGCGCTCCTGCAGTCGCGACCGGCGGCCCTCGAGCACGCGCAGTCGCACCCCCATGTCGGTGGAGGAGAAGAACCGGAACCGGATGTCGAAGTTGCCGTCCTCCCAGGCGGTCGGTCCGACCTCGGACATCAGGCGCTGGAACTCGTCGGTGCCCTGGTCGGTGACTTGGTAGACGATGCGCTGGCGACGGTTGG comes from Nocardioides panacisoli and encodes:
- a CDS encoding inositol-3-phosphate synthase, translating into MGSVRVAIAGVGNCATSLIQGVHYYKDADPDGSIPGLMHVTFGDYHVSDVEFVAAFDVDAKKVGFDLAEATQASENNTIKICDVPPTGITVQRGPTLDGLGKYYLETIDEADAPAVDVVQALKEAEVDVLVSYLPVGSEEADKFYAQCAIDAGVAFVNALPVFIASDPAWAKKFEDAGVPIIGDDIKSQVGATITHRVMSRLFEDRGVVLDRTYQLNIGGNMDFKNMLERERLESKKVSKTQAVTSNLSGPLSGKIHDKDVHIGPSDYVPWLDDRKWAYVRLEGRAFGDAPLNLEYKLEVWDSPNSAGIIIDAIRAAKIAKDRGIGGPIISASSYLMKSPPVQIEDTEGRARVEAFIKGEE
- a CDS encoding PadR family transcriptional regulator; amino-acid sequence: MARRGETIELAVLGLLHEGPMHGYELRKRLNLMLGWGRLLSYGSLYPALKKMLRAGLIEEAPHHSAPANRRQRIVYQVTDQGTDEFQRLMSEVGPTAWEDGNFDIRFRFFSSTDMGVRLRVLEGRRSRLQERLDRVQRELSMTQKEVDRYAAELQRHGVESVEREVKWLSELIQAERGEEPAPQGDN